In a genomic window of Algoriphagus halophilus:
- the fabD gene encoding ACP S-malonyltransferase, which translates to MKAFVFPGQGAQFPGMGKALYEENSQAKALFEQANDILGFRITDIMFDGTAEELKQTKVTQPAIFLHSVVLAKTTPDFAPHMVAGHSLGEFSALVANGTLAFEDGLKLVYQRALAMQEACEINPSTMAAILGLADEKVEEICAGITDEIVVPANYNCPGQLVISGSNKGIEIACEKMKEAGAKRALPLPVGGAFHSPLMEPASEKLKKAIEATQFNTPICPVYQNVSTKAVSDVAEIKANLIAQLTAPVKWTQSVQNMVKDGATEFVECGPGKVLQGLVKKIHAEAEVSGV; encoded by the coding sequence ATGAAAGCATTTGTTTTTCCGGGCCAAGGCGCCCAATTTCCCGGAATGGGAAAAGCCCTTTACGAGGAAAATTCACAAGCAAAAGCATTGTTTGAGCAAGCCAATGACATTTTAGGCTTTAGAATAACAGACATCATGTTTGACGGAACAGCTGAAGAGCTCAAGCAAACAAAAGTCACCCAACCTGCTATTTTTCTTCACTCAGTAGTACTGGCTAAAACCACTCCTGATTTTGCTCCGCACATGGTAGCTGGACATTCCCTAGGAGAGTTTTCTGCCTTGGTTGCAAATGGGACCTTAGCATTTGAAGATGGCTTGAAATTGGTGTATCAAAGAGCATTGGCGATGCAGGAAGCCTGTGAGATCAATCCATCTACCATGGCTGCGATTTTGGGCTTGGCTGACGAAAAAGTAGAAGAAATCTGTGCAGGAATTACGGATGAAATCGTGGTACCTGCCAACTATAACTGTCCTGGTCAATTGGTGATTTCTGGTTCCAACAAAGGGATTGAAATCGCTTGTGAGAAAATGAAAGAGGCGGGAGCAAAACGAGCATTACCACTACCGGTTGGTGGAGCTTTCCATTCTCCATTGATGGAGCCAGCTAGTGAAAAATTGAAAAAGGCAATTGAAGCAACTCAATTCAATACTCCTATCTGCCCTGTATACCAAAATGTAAGTACTAAAGCAGTCAGTGATGTTGCAGAAATCAAAGCAAATCTAATTGCTCAACTTACTGCACCTGTTAAATGGACTCAATCTGTACAAAATATGGTGAAAGATGGCGCAACCGAATTTGTGGAATGTGGCCCAGGAAAAGTACTCCAAGGATTGGTCAAGAAAATACATGCAGAAGCTGAGGTTTCTGGGGTTTAA
- a CDS encoding T9SS type B sorting domain-containing protein encodes MKLKLSLGFFLLFFLFGLSNAWATHIRAGEIIAERISVQTLTYRIIVVGYTDTRSSVVFGPGNINFGDGRDEQLNTESDFSLVESLGDQIEKNTFVITHTYQGPGVYNIRFQEFNRNDRTLNMDNSVDTPFYVETQITIDPFIGVNNSPVLTIPPVDNGAINSRYIHNPGAYDPDGDSLAYEMDIPKQAFQRPVNNYRSPASSEFSFNQQDGSTPAFLTLDPIFGDLIWDAPGTAGQFNVAFKIKEFRKLDGEWVQIGYVIRDMQIIIENSDNRRPELILPPDICVEAGTLIEEIIQGSDPDGDPIRIDVYGEPIEITTSPATYSPDDGDYQPSPGIVNFNWQTVCNHVRAREYDVRVRISDQPASGPSLVDIQTWRIKVIGPPPVFDDIEQQAGRTAELTWDPYTCSNSASEMQVWRRINSDPYEPDSCETGIRPGYELVGITDMSTFSFTDLNGSEGLDPGNTYCYRLVAAFPSPRSGESVVSEEICITVDVDVPIITNVSVENTDPSDGEIFVKWTPPYDIDRTIYPGPFTYELLRNTGFDGDQDQISLGITSDTLFTDTGLNTENLVYNYEVILLDRDTKIDTSSKASSVWLQPTIINEAIELNWEFQVPWNNSVQQFTHEVYRNRTDAASEDVDTFVKIAEVDVTQDGFTYLDDGSFNGVPLEREIEYCYYVITKGSYNVDGLVYPLENKSQIVCAKPDDNRLPCPPVLTFEGPLCEEYLAEQPCNTSTFYHDLSWEPDFSGECDDELSGYRLYYTSDGEDSEFTLIKEISALELQTRISQLTTYRGCYYITAVDRSGNESEPSNIVCVENCPSYNLPNAFTPNGDGLNETFMAFDNPFSECPRFVIGVEIFIVNRWGAEVFSYNSLESNENDIFIRWDGRDKNGNELPAGTYYYSGTVTYDVLDPSQQTESLKGTIQLLR; translated from the coding sequence ATGAAACTGAAACTTTCCTTAGGATTTTTTTTACTATTCTTTCTATTCGGTCTGTCCAATGCTTGGGCAACGCACATCAGAGCAGGTGAAATCATCGCTGAAAGAATTTCCGTCCAAACTCTTACCTACAGGATTATTGTTGTAGGGTATACAGATACCCGTTCCAGTGTCGTTTTTGGTCCTGGAAATATCAATTTTGGAGATGGGCGTGACGAACAACTCAATACCGAAAGTGATTTTTCTTTGGTAGAAAGTCTAGGAGATCAAATTGAAAAAAACACGTTCGTAATCACTCATACCTACCAAGGTCCTGGTGTCTATAATATCCGTTTTCAGGAATTTAATAGAAATGACCGTACCCTGAATATGGATAATTCCGTGGACACTCCTTTTTATGTAGAAACTCAAATTACAATTGACCCATTTATCGGAGTCAATAATTCACCGGTTTTGACCATACCTCCTGTAGATAATGGAGCCATCAATTCCAGATACATCCATAATCCTGGTGCGTATGATCCAGATGGAGACAGTTTGGCCTATGAAATGGATATTCCAAAGCAGGCATTTCAACGCCCTGTAAATAACTATAGAAGTCCTGCATCTTCAGAATTTAGCTTTAATCAGCAGGACGGAAGCACTCCCGCTTTCTTAACATTAGATCCGATTTTTGGAGATCTAATTTGGGATGCCCCTGGTACAGCAGGGCAGTTTAATGTGGCTTTTAAAATCAAGGAATTTCGGAAACTGGATGGAGAATGGGTGCAGATTGGCTATGTGATCCGCGATATGCAGATCATTATCGAGAATTCGGATAACCGAAGACCTGAATTAATATTACCTCCAGATATCTGTGTGGAAGCAGGAACTTTGATTGAAGAGATTATTCAAGGTTCCGATCCGGATGGGGACCCAATCAGAATTGATGTTTATGGAGAACCTATAGAAATTACAACCTCACCGGCTACCTACTCTCCAGATGATGGCGATTACCAGCCTAGCCCAGGAATCGTAAATTTCAATTGGCAGACAGTCTGCAACCATGTTAGAGCAAGGGAATATGATGTACGTGTCCGTATTTCTGATCAGCCAGCTTCAGGCCCTAGCTTGGTAGACATTCAGACTTGGAGAATTAAAGTGATTGGTCCACCGCCGGTTTTTGACGACATCGAACAACAGGCAGGCAGGACTGCTGAACTTACTTGGGACCCTTATACTTGCTCGAATTCAGCCAGTGAAATGCAGGTTTGGAGAAGAATTAACTCTGACCCATACGAGCCAGACAGCTGTGAAACAGGCATCCGTCCAGGTTATGAATTGGTAGGAATTACTGATATGTCTACCTTCAGCTTCACGGATCTTAATGGTTCTGAAGGCTTAGATCCGGGCAATACCTATTGTTATAGATTGGTAGCAGCATTCCCATCACCTAGATCTGGAGAAAGTGTAGTTTCTGAAGAAATCTGTATTACGGTGGATGTGGATGTACCGATCATCACCAATGTCAGTGTAGAAAACACCGATCCTTCTGATGGAGAAATCTTTGTAAAATGGACACCGCCATATGACATAGACCGAACTATCTATCCAGGACCATTTACCTATGAATTGCTCCGAAATACTGGATTTGACGGCGACCAAGATCAAATTTCTCTTGGAATCACTTCGGACACCTTGTTTACAGATACAGGGTTGAATACCGAAAATTTGGTCTATAACTACGAGGTGATCCTGTTGGACCGTGATACCAAAATTGACACCTCTTCTAAAGCATCTTCTGTTTGGTTGCAACCGACCATTATTAATGAAGCGATTGAACTGAATTGGGAATTCCAAGTTCCGTGGAATAATTCAGTGCAACAATTTACCCATGAAGTGTATAGGAATAGAACAGACGCTGCTTCTGAAGACGTGGACACCTTTGTGAAAATAGCAGAAGTGGATGTCACTCAGGATGGCTTTACCTACTTAGACGATGGAAGCTTTAATGGTGTTCCATTGGAAAGAGAGATTGAGTATTGCTATTATGTCATTACCAAAGGCTCTTACAATGTAGATGGTTTGGTTTACCCATTAGAAAACAAGTCACAAATCGTTTGTGCCAAACCTGATGACAACAGATTGCCATGTCCTCCAGTATTGACTTTTGAGGGACCTCTCTGTGAGGAGTACTTGGCAGAGCAACCATGTAACACGTCCACTTTCTACCACGATTTAAGTTGGGAGCCTGACTTCAGTGGAGAATGTGACGATGAGTTGAGTGGATATAGATTGTATTACACTTCTGATGGGGAAGACAGTGAGTTTACCCTGATTAAAGAAATTTCAGCATTGGAATTACAAACTCGAATCAGCCAGCTGACTACCTACAGAGGTTGTTATTACATCACCGCAGTGGACCGATCTGGTAATGAAAGTGAACCAAGTAATATTGTATGTGTAGAAAATTGTCCTTCTTATAATCTTCCAAATGCATTTACTCCAAATGGAGATGGTCTGAATGAAACCTTTATGGCATTTGATAATCCATTCTCTGAGTGTCCACGATTCGTGATTGGAGTGGAAATATTCATTGTCAATAGATGGGGTGCTGAAGTATTCTCTTACAACAGCCTTGAATCCAATGAAAATGACATTTTCATCAGATGGGATGGAAGAGATAAGAATGGAAATGAACTTCCAGCAGGTACTTACTATTATTCTGGTACGGTTACTTATGATGTACTAGACCCTAGCCAACAAACTGAAAGTTTAAAAGGAACAATACAACTACTACGATGA
- a CDS encoding thiol-disulfide oxidoreductase DCC family protein: MSQKQSIIFFDGVCNLCNTSIDFVIQRDKKDHFLVGALQDETSKRILERFEVDKNYLDSIVLLESDQIYYKSTAALKIAKNLSGLWPLLHPLVILPESFRDFIYDWIGNNRYKWFGKKSTCRLPTKEERQKFLTEENLPDYLSAKV; this comes from the coding sequence ATGAGTCAAAAGCAATCCATCATATTCTTTGATGGGGTATGCAACTTGTGTAATACTTCCATTGATTTTGTAATCCAAAGAGACAAAAAGGATCACTTCTTAGTGGGAGCGTTGCAAGATGAAACCAGTAAAAGGATTCTTGAGCGATTCGAGGTGGATAAAAACTACCTAGATTCTATTGTCCTTCTTGAATCAGATCAAATTTATTATAAAAGTACTGCTGCCCTAAAAATCGCAAAAAATCTTTCAGGGCTTTGGCCTCTTTTGCACCCTTTGGTCATACTACCGGAAAGTTTTAGAGATTTCATTTATGACTGGATAGGTAACAACAGATACAAATGGTTTGGCAAAAAATCTACCTGTAGACTTCCTACCAAAGAGGAACGACAAAAATTCTTAACAGAAGAAAATCTTCCTGACTATCTCTCTGCCAAAGTCTAA
- a CDS encoding fumarate reductase/succinate dehydrogenase flavoprotein subunit, whose protein sequence is MILDSKSPAGPLAEKWTKHKFTSKLVNPANKRKYEVIVVGTGLAGASAAASLAELGYNVKAFCFQDSPRRAHSIAAQGGINAAKNYQNDGDSVFRLFYDTIKGGDYRARESNVYRLAEVSVNIIDQCVAQGVPFAREYGGLLANRSFGGAQVSRTFYARGQTGQQLLLGAYSALSRQVANGKVKLYPRTEMMDLVTIDGEARGIVTRNLITGAIETHAAHAVLLCTGGYGNVFFLSTNAMGSNVTAAWRAHKKGAYFANPCYTQIHPTCIPVSGDHQSKLTLMSESLRNDGRVWVPKTVEMAEKLRKGQIKPSEIKDEDRDYYLERKYPSFGNLVPRDVASRNAKYVCDEGRGVNETGEAVFLDFRDAIIRDGEDAIRARYGNLFDMYQQITGENPYQTPMMIYPAVHYTMGGLWVDYNLMTTVPGLYALGEANFSDHGANRLGASALMQGLADGYFVIPYTLGDYLAQNLAKKVDTSHPEFAKAEAEVKAKIQKLLSINGSKTVDYFHKKLGKIMWNECGMARTAEGLTKAKAEIKQLRAEFWKDVKVLGANEELNQSLEKAHRVADFLELGELMVDDALNRNESCGGHFREEYQTPEGEALRDDENFAYVAAWKYMGDEEEEELNKEPLEFENVKLTQRSYK, encoded by the coding sequence ATGATACTAGATTCAAAATCACCTGCAGGCCCTTTAGCTGAAAAGTGGACCAAACATAAATTTACCAGTAAACTGGTAAACCCTGCAAACAAAAGAAAATACGAAGTAATTGTAGTTGGTACCGGATTAGCTGGTGCATCCGCAGCCGCCTCTTTGGCGGAACTTGGATACAATGTGAAGGCTTTTTGTTTTCAAGATAGTCCTAGAAGAGCTCACTCCATTGCTGCGCAAGGAGGGATCAACGCTGCAAAGAATTACCAGAATGATGGTGACTCAGTTTTTAGATTGTTTTATGACACCATCAAAGGTGGTGACTATAGAGCAAGAGAGTCCAATGTATATAGACTAGCTGAAGTTTCTGTCAATATTATTGACCAATGCGTGGCTCAAGGAGTTCCTTTTGCACGTGAATACGGTGGATTGCTTGCCAACCGATCTTTTGGTGGTGCACAGGTTTCTAGAACCTTCTATGCTCGTGGCCAAACTGGACAGCAGTTGTTGTTGGGTGCCTATTCAGCCTTGAGCCGTCAGGTAGCCAATGGTAAAGTAAAACTGTATCCAAGAACAGAAATGATGGATTTGGTGACCATTGATGGGGAAGCTAGAGGAATTGTGACCAGAAACTTAATCACTGGAGCGATCGAAACACATGCTGCCCATGCTGTATTGCTTTGTACTGGTGGATATGGTAACGTATTTTTCCTTTCTACCAATGCCATGGGGTCCAATGTGACTGCCGCTTGGAGAGCACATAAGAAAGGAGCGTATTTTGCGAACCCTTGCTATACTCAGATTCACCCAACTTGCATTCCTGTTTCTGGAGATCATCAATCTAAATTGACTTTGATGTCTGAGTCACTAAGAAATGACGGAAGAGTTTGGGTACCAAAAACGGTAGAAATGGCTGAAAAATTGAGAAAAGGCCAGATCAAACCATCTGAAATCAAAGATGAGGACAGAGATTATTACTTAGAAAGAAAATACCCGAGTTTCGGTAACCTCGTTCCTCGTGACGTGGCTTCCAGAAATGCGAAATATGTGTGTGATGAAGGAAGAGGTGTCAATGAAACCGGTGAAGCGGTATTCTTGGACTTCAGAGATGCCATTATTAGAGATGGAGAAGATGCCATCCGAGCTAGATACGGCAACTTGTTTGACATGTATCAGCAGATCACTGGTGAAAACCCTTATCAAACTCCGATGATGATTTATCCTGCTGTTCACTATACCATGGGTGGACTTTGGGTAGATTATAATTTGATGACTACTGTGCCAGGGTTATATGCTTTAGGAGAAGCAAACTTCTCGGATCACGGAGCTAACAGACTAGGAGCTTCCGCCTTGATGCAAGGATTGGCAGATGGTTATTTTGTGATCCCATATACATTAGGAGACTATCTAGCACAAAATTTAGCTAAGAAAGTAGATACCAGCCATCCTGAGTTTGCCAAAGCGGAGGCAGAGGTGAAAGCCAAAATCCAGAAATTACTTTCCATTAATGGAAGTAAGACCGTAGATTATTTCCATAAGAAGCTGGGAAAAATCATGTGGAACGAATGTGGAATGGCCAGAACTGCTGAAGGATTGACCAAAGCAAAAGCTGAAATCAAGCAATTGAGAGCTGAATTCTGGAAGGACGTGAAAGTATTGGGAGCCAATGAAGAATTGAACCAGTCTTTAGAAAAAGCGCATCGAGTAGCTGACTTCTTGGAATTAGGAGAATTGATGGTGGATGATGCATTGAATAGAAATGAATCTTGTGGAGGACACTTCAGAGAAGAATACCAAACTCCGGAAGGAGAGGCTTTGCGTGACGATGAAAACTTTGCGTACGTAGCCGCTTGGAAATACATGGGAGACGAGGAAGAAGAGGAGCTTAACAAAGAGCCTCTTGAATTTGAGAACGTGAAGTTGACCCAGAGATCTTACAAATAA
- a CDS encoding succinate dehydrogenase cytochrome b subunit, which translates to MSWVTKTLSSTLGRKLIMALTGLFLILFLTGHVSGNLLLFKGDGGEAFNIYAKFMTTNPAVKLLSYLTYISIIGHVIYSIMLSSKNKAARPVGYAVSKASTNSSAASRNMGVLGTIILLFIVVHMQSFWAQMHWGSIPTVTYGGEEYKDLYTIVKAAFQIEWMVALYVIAMIFLGVHLSHGFASAFQTLGLNHKKYTPAIEGLGKLYCIVVPALFASMPLYIYFTQS; encoded by the coding sequence ATGAGCTGGGTTACCAAAACCTTAAGTAGCACACTAGGCAGGAAATTGATCATGGCATTGACCGGACTTTTCCTCATCCTGTTTTTGACAGGACACGTTTCCGGAAACTTACTTTTATTCAAAGGTGACGGAGGCGAAGCATTTAATATTTACGCCAAGTTTATGACTACCAATCCTGCGGTAAAGTTGTTGTCTTATCTGACTTACATCTCTATCATAGGGCATGTCATTTATTCAATTATGCTTTCTAGCAAGAATAAGGCGGCAAGACCTGTAGGTTATGCTGTTTCTAAGGCGTCTACCAATTCAAGCGCTGCTTCCAGAAACATGGGAGTATTAGGAACTATCATCCTTTTATTTATCGTGGTGCATATGCAGAGCTTTTGGGCTCAGATGCATTGGGGTTCAATCCCAACTGTCACCTATGGTGGGGAAGAATACAAGGATTTATATACCATTGTGAAGGCTGCATTCCAGATTGAATGGATGGTTGCGCTTTATGTAATCGCAATGATCTTTTTGGGTGTTCACCTTTCCCATGGATTCGCCAGTGCTTTCCAAACATTGGGCTTGAACCATAAAAAATACACGCCGGCCATCGAAGGTTTAGGCAAACTTTATTGCATTGTGGTACCTGCGCTATTCGCAAGTATGCCGCTGTACATCTATTTTACACAGAGCTAA
- the folK gene encoding 2-amino-4-hydroxy-6-hydroxymethyldihydropteridine diphosphokinase, protein MKSKVTLILGGNRGDRELLLNAAVKSITDRNTLLLNSSVYETEAWGGIAEGPFLNQVIQVKSSFDPMTFLGFIQKIEIDLGRRRDEHWGDRTMDIDVLFWNDRIIDTPELKIPHPYMFQRKFVLVPLAEILPEFVHPVLGKSTLELLKECQDQSEVRKV, encoded by the coding sequence ATGAAGTCAAAGGTTACTTTAATTTTAGGAGGAAATAGAGGGGATCGGGAGTTATTGTTAAATGCAGCAGTTAAATCTATAACGGACAGGAATACACTTTTGTTGAATTCTTCTGTTTATGAAACGGAAGCATGGGGAGGAATCGCCGAAGGGCCGTTTCTAAATCAGGTGATTCAAGTCAAATCCTCGTTTGATCCCATGACTTTTTTAGGATTCATTCAGAAAATTGAAATTGATTTAGGAAGAAGGAGAGACGAACATTGGGGCGACCGCACCATGGATATTGATGTGTTATTTTGGAACGACCGGATCATAGACACTCCGGAACTTAAAATACCTCATCCTTATATGTTCCAAAGGAAGTTCGTATTGGTGCCGCTGGCTGAAATTCTACCGGAATTTGTCCATCCGGTTCTAGGGAAAAGTACTTTGGAACTTTTGAAGGAATGTCAAGACCAAAGTGAGGTTAGAAAGGTTTAG
- a CDS encoding succinate dehydrogenase/fumarate reductase iron-sulfur subunit, giving the protein MKLTLKVWRQKNASDQGSFVNYPLDGISKDMSFLEMLDVLNEELSEKGEDPVHFDHDCREGICGMCSLYINGKPHGPQQTTTCQLHMRSFSDGDTITIEPWRAKAFPVVKDLVVDRSAFDRIIQAGGYVSVNTGGVPDANEIPIPKVIADEAFDAATCIGCGACVAACKNASAMLFTSAKISQLALLPQGQVEKKSRAEKMIAQMDAEGFGACTNTGACAAECPKEISLTNIARMNREYFSAVISSDNV; this is encoded by the coding sequence ATGAAATTGACATTGAAAGTATGGAGACAAAAGAACGCTTCTGATCAAGGAAGTTTTGTCAATTATCCATTGGATGGAATTTCCAAGGATATGTCCTTTTTAGAAATGTTGGATGTACTGAATGAGGAACTTTCCGAAAAAGGAGAAGACCCGGTACACTTTGACCACGATTGCCGTGAAGGTATTTGCGGGATGTGTTCCTTGTACATCAATGGAAAGCCTCATGGACCTCAGCAGACTACTACTTGTCAGCTGCATATGAGATCTTTCTCGGATGGAGATACCATTACCATTGAACCATGGAGAGCGAAAGCATTTCCTGTGGTAAAGGATTTGGTAGTAGACAGATCAGCATTTGATAGAATTATCCAAGCTGGAGGATACGTATCCGTCAATACAGGTGGTGTTCCTGACGCGAATGAGATTCCTATTCCAAAGGTTATTGCAGATGAAGCATTTGACGCAGCGACTTGTATTGGATGTGGCGCTTGTGTAGCAGCTTGTAAGAATGCTTCCGCGATGCTATTTACTTCTGCCAAAATTTCTCAATTGGCTTTGTTGCCACAGGGTCAAGTAGAGAAAAAGTCTAGAGCAGAAAAAATGATCGCTCAAATGGATGCGGAAGGTTTTGGAGCATGTACCAACACAGGTGCTTGTGCAGCAGAATGTCCAAAAGAAATCAGTTTGACAAACATTGCGAGAATGAACAGAGAGTATTTCTCTGCAGTCATCAGCAGTGATAATGTTTAA
- the sppA gene encoding signal peptide peptidase SppA, with the protein MRFLGNVLAVIVGLIIFSVLSILVSFGIIGMIAASGNEEVTVKENTILHLNLNGRTIVERTSEDDLDIPIFGSVFGQPNTAGLVNLKKAIEEAKTNPSIKGIYLNTGFVLAGQANLLELREAFEDFKTSGKFILAYDEVYTEGGYYLASVADEIYLNPMGGIDFNGYSSDVLFFTGLFEKVGIKPEVFRVGEFKSAVEPFILKKMSDENRLQTQAFLSDINANALKGIADSRGINLDSLTKTNNLMLVREPEDAVTYNLITDLAYEDEIHAKLREKLGLSEDDNISTINATKLNTTVKSKNITSRNRIAVILAEGEIVSGDAEGVISSDKFAKEIRKARKDDNIKAIVLRVNSPGGSVLASEVIWREMVEAKRVKPVYVSMGEVAASGGYYISAPADTIVAQPNTITGSIGIFGLWFNTKELLNDKLGITTDVVETGELSDFMNPTRDLTEVERKIVQTSVEKGYETFISKVAEGRGMNPEDVKAVASGRVWTGNQAIERGLVDVLGGLDDTIELAAQRINAGDDYRVVYYPQKKPWFEQLMSDFGENVKLKMLKSELGENFTLYQQAQKLKNYQGIQVRMPLEYIIK; encoded by the coding sequence ATGAGATTCTTAGGTAATGTACTCGCAGTAATTGTGGGTCTAATTATATTCAGTGTTTTAAGCATTCTTGTTTCTTTCGGGATTATCGGCATGATTGCCGCCTCGGGAAACGAGGAGGTGACAGTGAAAGAAAACACTATTCTTCATCTTAATCTCAACGGCAGAACCATTGTAGAGCGTACTAGTGAGGACGATTTAGATATTCCGATTTTTGGATCTGTATTTGGCCAACCAAATACGGCGGGCCTGGTCAACCTTAAAAAGGCAATTGAAGAAGCAAAGACCAATCCAAGCATCAAAGGGATTTACCTAAACACTGGATTCGTGCTCGCTGGACAAGCCAACCTTTTAGAACTTCGAGAAGCATTTGAAGATTTTAAAACTTCTGGAAAATTTATTTTGGCCTATGACGAAGTGTACACCGAAGGAGGTTATTACCTAGCATCCGTAGCGGATGAAATTTACCTAAACCCTATGGGAGGAATTGATTTTAATGGCTATTCCTCTGATGTGTTGTTTTTTACGGGCTTATTTGAAAAAGTAGGAATTAAGCCTGAAGTATTTAGAGTAGGTGAATTCAAGAGTGCTGTAGAACCTTTCATTTTAAAGAAAATGTCTGATGAAAACAGGCTTCAGACTCAAGCATTTTTGTCCGACATCAATGCGAATGCATTAAAAGGCATTGCAGATTCCAGAGGCATCAATTTGGATTCTTTAACCAAAACAAACAACCTCATGCTCGTTCGTGAGCCTGAAGATGCCGTTACTTATAACTTGATCACTGATTTGGCATATGAAGATGAAATCCATGCCAAATTGAGAGAGAAATTGGGTTTATCTGAGGATGATAATATTTCTACCATCAACGCCACCAAATTAAACACCACTGTCAAATCTAAAAACATTACTTCCAGAAATAGAATTGCGGTGATCTTGGCTGAAGGCGAGATCGTCAGTGGAGATGCAGAAGGAGTGATCAGTTCAGATAAATTTGCCAAGGAAATCCGAAAGGCAAGGAAAGATGACAATATCAAAGCCATCGTATTGAGAGTAAACTCGCCTGGAGGATCTGTTCTGGCTTCAGAGGTTATCTGGAGAGAGATGGTAGAGGCAAAAAGAGTGAAACCAGTCTACGTTTCTATGGGTGAGGTAGCTGCCTCAGGAGGCTATTACATTTCGGCTCCTGCCGATACTATTGTCGCTCAACCTAACACCATCACTGGTTCGATTGGAATTTTTGGTTTATGGTTCAATACCAAAGAACTCCTAAATGACAAACTTGGAATCACGACCGATGTAGTCGAAACTGGTGAGCTTTCTGACTTTATGAACCCTACTCGTGATCTAACTGAAGTTGAGCGGAAGATTGTTCAGACAAGTGTAGAGAAAGGATATGAGACTTTTATTTCAAAAGTTGCTGAAGGCAGAGGAATGAACCCGGAAGACGTTAAGGCGGTCGCTTCTGGAAGAGTTTGGACAGGAAACCAAGCCATTGAAAGAGGGTTGGTGGATGTCTTAGGAGGCTTAGATGATACCATCGAATTAGCTGCACAGCGGATCAATGCAGGTGATGATTACCGAGTGGTCTATTATCCTCAAAAGAAACCTTGGTTTGAGCAATTGATGAGTGATTTTGGAGAAAACGTGAAGCTAAAAATGCTAAAGTCTGAGTTGGGTGAAAACTTTACCTTGTATCAGCAAGCTCAAAAACTGAAAAATTATCAAGGGATTCAGGTACGGATGCCTTTGGAATACATCATTAAATAA
- a CDS encoding flavin reductase family protein: MKTIYPNDLAPVEFHALLQGSIAPRPIAFVSTVDLKGNVNLSPFSFFNLFSTNPPILIFSPSRRVRDNTTKHTLENVKEVPEVVIHVVGFNLVEQMSLASTEYEKGVNEFVKAGLTEMPSAKVKPPRVKEAPIAFECKVNEVKPLGEVGGSGNLVICEVMVTHISEDILDELGRIDPHKLDAVARLGGNWYSRASGDSLFQIPKPLRTKGIGIDQIPDEIKNSSILTGNNLGRLGNVEQLPTQEEVEAYSSRPEIQEIRLRFVNDEESWLDHIHLLAQEKLWLGEMEEAWKILLQKR, from the coding sequence ATGAAAACCATCTATCCCAATGACCTCGCACCTGTGGAATTTCATGCCCTCCTCCAAGGAAGTATAGCTCCCAGGCCGATTGCTTTTGTAAGTACCGTAGATTTAAAAGGAAATGTAAACTTAAGTCCCTTTAGTTTCTTTAACCTTTTTAGCACTAATCCTCCCATATTGATTTTTTCCCCTTCAAGAAGGGTAAGGGATAATACCACCAAACATACCTTGGAGAATGTAAAAGAGGTCCCAGAAGTGGTCATTCATGTAGTCGGTTTCAATTTGGTGGAGCAAATGTCACTAGCCAGTACAGAGTATGAAAAGGGAGTCAATGAATTTGTGAAGGCAGGTTTGACAGAAATGCCATCTGCCAAGGTAAAGCCACCCCGGGTAAAAGAGGCGCCGATTGCCTTCGAATGTAAAGTCAATGAGGTAAAGCCTTTGGGAGAAGTAGGAGGATCAGGGAACCTGGTAATCTGCGAAGTGATGGTTACTCATATTTCAGAGGATATCTTGGACGAGTTAGGAAGAATTGATCCCCATAAATTAGATGCTGTGGCGAGGTTAGGAGGGAATTGGTATTCCAGAGCAAGTGGAGATTCCTTATTTCAGATTCCAAAACCTTTGAGAACCAAGGGAATTGGAATAGATCAAATCCCTGATGAAATAAAGAACAGTTCTATACTCACAGGAAATAACTTAGGTAGATTAGGGAATGTAGAACAATTGCCAACCCAGGAGGAGGTGGAGGCCTATTCTTCTCGTCCTGAAATCCAGGAAATTCGGCTTAGGTTTGTCAATGATGAAGAATCATGGCTTGACCATATTCACCTGTTGGCTCAGGAAAAATTGTGGCTAGGGGAGATGGAAGAAGCCTGGAAAATTTTACTTCAGAAGAGATGA